GCGGCAGGTCCGAGCGCAGCCGCCGCATGTGGAGCGTGGTGATCGTCATCGGCGGCATGGCCCTCGCGATCGTCCTGCTCAGCCCGTTCCGCTTCTGGCTGCTGGGCTGGTGAAACAGCGGGAAAAGTGCTGGTGAGTCGGTGTGGAACCAGATTTGATCCTTCTCCGTCGTAAGTGGTGTTGAGAAGTGGTGGATCGGCGGGGGAACAGAACGTGAAGTCAGCTGTGGCGCGGGTCGTGGCGGCCGTATCGGTCGTGGTCGCACTCGGAGCGAGTGCGGCCTGCGGCAGTGGTGACGGTGGCGGTGACGCAGAGAAGGACGCGAAGCCGCGCGCGAGTGCGGGCCCCTCGAAGCTGGAGAAGGCGGCCCTGACCGCGGGGGACGTGAAGGGCTACGAGGTCGAGAAGCCGGACGAGTCCGGTTCCTCCTCCGCTGCCGCGCCGCCGCCCGCGGGGAAGCCGTCTCCGACGGAGTGCGGCCCGCTCGCGGCGATGCTCGATGTCCGCACTTCGGGCAAGGCCCGTGACCATGTCCGCCGCATCCTTACCGCCACCGGCGGCGGGGACTTCACGACGACCCGCGTCGGCCTCTCCTCCTACGCCGAGTCGGACGCCAAGAAGACGATGGCGGACCTGCGCGCGTCGGCGCGATCGAAGAAGTGCTCGACGTTCCGGGTCGGGGAGGAGCGTTACATCGGCGTACGTGCGCTGCCCTCGCCGAACAAGGGCGACGAGGCCGTCTCGTACAAGATCGCCCATCGCAAGGGCGAGTACGTGCTGCGGGAGAGTGTCACGGTCGTGCGCAGCGGCGCGACGCTCGCCGTCTTCGACGCGTCGAACCTGTACGACCCCGAAGGCGTCCAGCGCGACAAGGACGCGGAGAAGGACGGCACCGGCGGCATCGGGACGCCCACGGCGGACCAGGACCCGAAGGTGGCCCCCGGCATCGTCACCGCGCAGCTCGGCAAGCTCTAGCGGAACCCTCTCGACTCGGTTCACGCATTCACAAATTCACACGCGCCGCGTACAACCTTTTCGCCGGTTTCTGATCGTTACGAAAAACGCTGGTGAGCGGCGTGTGATTGCCGCTTTCATGTCGCCTCGGCACGGGCCGTCGCCCGTGCCGTGACACGTGAAGGTAGGAAACGTGAAGTCATCTGTGTCTCGGGCCGTCGTGGCCGCGTCCGTCACGGTCGCGCTGGGCCTGACCGCAGCGTGCGGCAGCGACAACGGCAGCGACAGCAGCGGCTCCGGCGCCGGCTCCGACGGCAAGAAGTCGTCCGGGCAGCCGGCGCAGCAGAAGCCGGCCGAGAAGAAGTCGGCCGCGCTGTCCGCCGCCGACCTGGAGAAGGCGGTGCTCGCCAAGGGCGACCTCAAGGGCTACAAGGTCGAGAAGATGTCCGCGGCGGACATGCCCTCGCAGACCGTGCCCGCCGACCCGGCCGCCTGCCAGCCGTTCGCCGACATGTTCATGTTCGCGACCCAGCCGACGGCGAAGGCCCGTGTCGGCCGCACCATGACCGGCCCCGACGAAATGGACGCCACGGTCATCTCGCTCGCCCTGCTGGCGCACGAGCAGACCGACGCGGAGAAGGTCATGGACGACCTGCGGACGGCCACGAAGAAGTGCACCGCCTACGAGCACGCCGACTCGAAGTACCGGGACGTCGCCGCCCTGCCCGCGCCGAAGGCGGGCGACGACGCCGTCTCGTACAAGGTCGTCGGCCTCATCGAGGGCCAGAAGACGCCGATGAGCTTCACCGTCGTACGCAGCGGTTCGACGCTCGCGGCCTTCTACTCGATCAACCTGCTCAAGCCGAAGAAGTTCGGCGTCCCGGCGGAGATCGTCGAGGCGCAGGTGAAGAAGGTGCGGGAGGCGTAGTCGGCTCCGGTCGCCGAACAGAGCGAAGGGCCCCGCGGGACGGAATCCGCGGGGCCCTCGGCTGTCGGCAACGACGTCAGGGCCGCGTCGATGCCTCGGGACGGCGCAGGGGGGAGTGCGCCGCTCAGGTCGAGGCGCCGGTGGCCGACCCGGCGCACGAGGGGCGCTCGCGTGGTATCGACCATTGGCAATGGAATTGTGGACGGCGGGACTCGCTGCCCGTCCTTCTACGCATCGTGCTGGATGGGTTGTTCGCTGCGCAACCGTTTGGACCACATCTGAGGGGGGAAGGGCCGGGGATTCGGCCCGGGATCCGGGACGGAGGCCGGCCGGCTCCGGGCGTCCCCGAAGCCGACCGTTCTCTTGGGTGACCGGGCTGCTGTCCCCTGCCGTCCGGTCACGTCACTGGAGCGAGGTCCCACGGCGCAAGGAGCGATCCCTGCGCCTCATCGCTCCAGCGGAGCCACGCGTGGTTCTTGCGGGCCCGCACCTGGCTGACACGGACATTGAGACCAACGAAGCCCCTCCGTGCCCGGTCACGCGCCGTACGGGTGAGAGCGGATCCGAACTCAGATCCGCAGCCGCCGGACCGGATCGGACGGGGTCGTGAGGCGCGTCCGACGGACGGAGCCGTCAGACACGGCAGTGAGACACGGCTGTCAGACGCAGCTGTCAGACACGGCCCCGGCACAGCTCCAGGAGCGTCATCGCGAGCGCCGTGCCGGGCTTGCCGAGCGCGTCCCTGTAGTGGCCGAGGACCTCCATCTCGCGGGAGAGGTTCACGCGACGGCCGCCGGAGGTGATGCGTGCCTCTTGGATGACGGCCGAAACGGCCATGCGTTCCTGTACGAGGCCGATGATCCGGTCGTCGAGCGCGTCGATCCGCTCGCGTGCGTTCTCGATCACACCGGCGGCCTCCGGAGTGCGGGCGCCGGTCTTGTCCGCGGTGGCGGTCGTCATCGTCATCTGGGGTCTCCTTGTCGGAAGAGGTGCCCCGGAGCGGCAGGACCCGCGTACGACAGAGCGCCCCGGGCCTTGTCGGCCCGGGGCGCCCGGTAAGTCGCTTGTCGTTGGGATCAAGCAGCTCGACCATGGCAGCCGGCAGGCCGGGTGCCATAGGTAAAGAGGAAGCTGAGGTGCTTGGTCACGGGGCCAGTATGCCCCCACGCGCGCGTGCCGGGTCAATCGGGCCCGCCGCACGGCTCGGATGCTGAGACGGCCACCGATCCGCGAGGACACCCGCCGGAACCGGGGTCGGGTGAGGGCGTGCGCCTGCCGGAACCCGGGATGGGTGAGGATGCCCGTCGGGTACGACGAACGTGAGGATGCCCGTCGGGTACGACGAACGTGAGGATGCCCGTCGGATACGACGAAGGGGTCGCGCCGGGCCCGTTAGAATTGACAAACACAGACCCCCTGCTCACGCACGAGCCTCTGCTCACGCACCGCTCAAGCTCAACGCCGGAAGGCCGCCGCCGTGCCATCAGCGCCCCCCGCTGCCGCCGTTCCCGACACCGTTCTGGTCGTCGACTTCGGAGCG
The sequence above is a segment of the Streptomyces sp. Je 1-369 genome. Coding sequences within it:
- a CDS encoding chorismate mutase; amino-acid sequence: MTMTTATADKTGARTPEAAGVIENARERIDALDDRIIGLVQERMAVSAVIQEARITSGGRRVNLSREMEVLGHYRDALGKPGTALAMTLLELCRGRV